Part of the Sinomonas atrocyanea genome is shown below.
CGGCGTCGAGGACGAAGAGCCGGATCGCGGGATCCCCCGGCGGGCAGAGGCTGAAGAGCCCGGGGGCGCCGTCGACCGCCTCGAGCAGATAATCCGTGTGGGGGGCGAGGCCGGGGAGGGGCTCCGCGAAGGCGAGCGCGCTCACCGGAGGAAGTCCGTCAGGCTCGGCTGGAGCACCTTGGCGGTCACCGCGAGGGCGGCCTGGTAGGCGGTCTGCTGCAGCTGGAGGTCCAGCACTGCCTTGCCGAGGTCCATGTCCTCGATGCCGCTGCGGCGCGCCTCGAGCGAGGTGGCGGCGTCGGCGGTGGCCTGGCCGGCGCGGGCGAGCTCGGAGAGCCGGCCGCCCACGTCGGAGCGGGCGGCGGCGACCGCGCTCATCCCGGCGTCGAGGGCGGTGAGGCGCGACGTCGGGTCGGCGCCAGAGCGGAGATCGGCGGCGATGCTGTCCAGGACCGCGAAGACGGAGCCGGGCCCGGTTCCGAACGCGGCGCCGCCGTCGGCGTCCACGCGGACGGTCTGGTCGGGTCCGATCCGGCGCTGCACGGTGCCTCCCTGGGTGCCGTTGAAGGTGGGCGGGGTCCCGTCCGTGAACGCGCTCGCGGCGTCCGAGGTCCCGGCGAAGACGCTGCGGCCCATGTACTGCGTGTTGGCGGTGGCCAGCAGGTCCCGCCGGAGGGAGTCTATCTGGGTCGCGAGGGCGTTGCGGCCGTCCTGGTTCAGCGAGCCGTTGCCGCCCTGGATGGCGGCGTCCCTCACCTGCCGGAGCAGACCGGTGGCGGAGCCGAGGGCCGAGTCGAGGGTGTTGAGCCAGGCGGTGCCATCGTCGATGTTCCGCTGGTACTGCGCGCCCGCGGCGAGCCGTGCCCGTACCCGC
Proteins encoded:
- the flgL gene encoding flagellar hook-associated protein FlgL; this encodes MLRVTDQTMTLAAQRALGARQARLAAAQATASSGTRITRPSDDPVGTGEALRVRARLAAGAQYQRNIDDGTAWLNTLDSALGSATGLLRQVRDAAIQGGNGSLNQDGRNALATQIDSLRRDLLATANTQYMGRSVFAGTSDAASAFTDGTPPTFNGTQGGTVQRRIGPDQTVRVDADGGAAFGTGPGSVFAVLDSIAADLRSGADPTSRLTALDAGMSAVAAARSDVGGRLSELARAGQATADAATSLEARRSGIEDMDLGKAVLDLQLQQTAYQAALAVTAKVLQPSLTDFLR